The sequence TAGCCCTGAATCTGAATGGGGCCCCAGCACTCCAGCAGCTCCAGCTGCTCGGGAGTTTCGACCCCTTCGGCCACCACCTGTAGCCCCGACTCGCGCCCGAAGGTAATCAGCGCGTGCATCAGCGGGCGGGTGGAGCGGCGCTGTCCGGTCTGGGCGTGCCCGCAGTTCCCCTGCGGCAAGGGCGCCAGCTGCACGGTGAGCGAGCGGTCTATCTTGAGCATCTGCAGGGGGAGCTGGGCCAGGCTGGACAGGCTGGCGTAGCCGGTGCCCACATCGTCTAGGGCAATGCTCAGCCCGGCCTCCTGCAGTTCCTGAAATGCCCTGAGCTGTCGGATGTCCACAGCGGCGGCTTCGGTCAGCTCCACCACCAGGGCGCTGGGGGGCAGGCCGCATTCGTCCAGTAGGGCCGCAAGCTGCGCGGCCAGGTCCGGCTGGGCCAGCTGCCGCGCCGAGACATTCACGCTGACTTTCAGCTCGGGCCACAGCTGCCGCCACTCGCGCAGCTGCCGCAGTGCCGTGCGGGCCGTCCAGGCGCCCAGCTGCACAATCAGGTGGCTGCGCTCGGCGATAGGAACAAACAGCTGCGGCGGCACTTCGCCCCAGGGGCCGTGCCAGCGCAGCAGCGCTTCGACCATCAGGGGGCGGCGCGTGCGCGAGTCCACCACCGGCTGGTACTGCAGCGAGAACCCGTCGGTGGCCACTGCGCCGTCCGGAGTCAGGACCCCGTGCATGGCCTGCTCCACGGTCAGCTGCTCCAGTGCTTCGGCCCCCAGCGCCGGCTGGTAGGTGCGGTAGCACCCCCGCTCCTGCTTGGCCCGGTACAGTGCCAGATCGGCGTGCTTTTGCAGCGTGGTGACGTCGGTGCCGTGCTGCGGAAACAGCGCAATCCCGATAGACGCACTGATAAACAGCGGATGCCCTCCGGCAATCACGGGAATGGACAGCTGCTCAAGCAGGTGCTGGGCGGCCTGCTCGGCCTGCGCGCTGTTCTGAACCGAGCGCAGCAGCACCGTGAATTCGTCGCCGCCCTGCCGGGCCACCTCGTCGCCCGGCTGCACGCTGCGCCGCAGCCGCCCCGCCACCTCCTGCAGCAGCTGGTCGCCCACCGGATGCCCCAGGGTGTCGTTGATCTGCTTGAAGTGGTCCAGGTCAATAAACAGCACCGCCATGCCCTGCGGGGGGGTGTCCCGGCAGACGGCCTGCAGCTGCCGTTCCAGCGCGGGGCGGTTGAGCAGGCCCGTCAGCGCGTCGTGCGTAGCGCGGTAGGCCAGCTCAGCCTGCGCGGCCTGCAAGGTCTCGTTCATGGCGGCCAGCTGCTCGTTGCGCACCTGCTGTTCGGCGGCGCGGAACTCCAGCCGGTCAATCTGCAGCTGCGTGGCCAGCACCCGCGTCCGTTCCTGCGAGATGGTTTCCAGCAATTCCCTTTGCAGCTCGTGGTACTGCCGCATGGCGGCCAGGGCCCCGGCAGTGTCGCCCAGTTCTTCCAGAATGCGTGCCAGCTCGCGGTTGCCTTCCCGCAGGTGCTGGGGAGAAGGAAGTGTCTGCGCCAGCTTGAGCGCTGCGCGCAGCTCGGCCACGGCTTCTTCCTGCCGCCCCAGACGGCTGAGCGCCGCGGCGCGGACGATTCTCACGTCGCACTCGCTCTCCTGCAGGCCCAGCTGCCCCACAGTGACCAGGACCTGCTCGCAGGCGGCCAGTGCTTCGCTGTAGCGGCCCAGCGCCTGCAGATTGGAGGCCACGTTGCCCCGCAAAGTCGTTGCGAATTGTCCCATGGACAGGCCGTCTATCTTGGCCAGCGAATCCTGGTTGATCTGGAGCGCCAGTCCAGGGTCCCCGCTGACCTCGTGGTTGACCGCCATGTTGATAGATGCACTGATTTCCAGCGGCAGGTGCCCGATGGCGCGGGCCGTTTCGCAGGCGTCGCGGTGGTATTTCAGCGCCTGTCCGTGGTCGCGCAGGCACATGTACAGGTAGCCGATGTTGTTCAGCGTGCGGGCCTCGCCCTCCGCGTCGCGCAGCTCCTGTACCAGCCGCAGGCTTTCCAGCTGGTACTGCAGGGCGTCGCCATACTGGCTGGTCTGCGCACAGTTGGCGCCCAGCGTTGCCAGGGCGCGGGCCAGCAGCCGGCTCGCCCGCACCTGCTCGGCCAGCTGCCGCCCGCGTTGCAGCAGCGGCTGGGCGGCCTGGCAGTCGCCTAGCAGGAACCGGGCCTGGCCGCTTTGGATGCTGGCCAGAGCCATCTGCTCGCGGTTGCCGGCGCGCTCGGCGGCCTGGTAGGCCTGCTCGGCCAGTTCGCAGGCACGGGCCGGGTCGTCTGCCAGGACTTGTTCGGCCTGGGCCGTCAGGTCGCGGGCCAGGTCGGGCGGCCGTTCAGGCTGTGCCACTGGCAGCGAAGTCTCCTGCCGACTCTTGGCCAGCCGGTCAGAAGGGGGCTGCTTACCCATGGCCTGAGTATACTCCGCAAAAAGTAAGTCTCTTCTCTTTTCATCCGCCCGTGGGAAGAGGGTGGTCCGGGCCGCTAGCATGCGGGTATGACCTGGCTTTACATCGCTCTGGGCGGTGCAGCGGGCGCTTCGCTGCGGCACGCAGCCACGCTGCTGCTGGCCCCCCTGACCCTGCGGGCCGGCTGGCCGCTGGGCGTGCTGCTGATCAACCTGCTCGGTTCGCTGCTGCTGGGGCTGCTGCTGGGCCTGGTGGGGCGCGGCGTCCTTCCCGAGGCGGCGCGGCTGGCCCTCGGCACCGGGCTGCTGGGCGGCTTTACCACCTTCAGCACCTTCAGCGTGGACCTGGACCAGCTGCTGGCACGCGGGGCCTACGGCGAGGCGGCGCTTTACCTGGGCTTCAGCGTGGGCGGGGGCGTGCTGGCGGCGGTTGTGGGCCGGTTGCTGGCGCAGCAGCTGTAGGGCGACCTGCGGCACTTCGCCGTAGGTGCAGAGCTTCATTCCCAGGCGCGTGTCATTGGGGCGTGAGGGGAGCAGGGCTAGTCTGCCGGGCATGACCTTGCCCCGACTGCTGCCCCTGCTGCTGCTTCCTGCCCTGGCCGGCGGCGGCAACGTGCCCCTGCCGCCGGTCAGCCTGCCGTCCGTCAGCCTGACCACCCCGGTGCCGCTGACCGCTTCCGGCGTGCGGGTGTTCCAGAACGGAGTGCTGTTTCCTGCGCCGGTCAGCCGCCAGCTGAAGAACTTCGAGCTGCGCGGCACGGCGGCGCTGAATGCCCCCGCTGCAGCCCCCACCGTGTTTGACGTGCTGCTGACCCGTGACCTGCCCGCAGACTGCATGCCCTACGCGGGCTACAGCGCTTGCCTGAGCGGCGGCCAGAGCATCGGCACCGTCAGCTTCGCGGCGGGCGCGGCCCAGGCTCCGGTGCTGCTGCGCGGCGACCTGCTCAATACCCTGGCCTACGAGGGTGCCGGCCACATCGGGCTGCAGGTGCGCGGGGGCCAGCTGCCGGCCGGCACCACCCTGACGCTGAGCGACCTGCAGGCCAGGGCCTACTTCTGAACTCCCGAACCTGACTCCTGGGCCTGCCGGGTTGCTTCTGCGCCCTTACACTGGGAAGATGCCGCCGCGCCGCCCCGCCCGCCGCCAGAGTACTGAAGCCCCGCCGCCCAGCCAGTGGCTGGAGCTGTCCGAGCTGCTGGACTACGTGGGGCAGGTGCTGGGGCGTGGGCTGCCGGGGGCGGTGTGGGTGCGGGCCGAGATTGCCGAGCTGACCGACCGCCGGCACCTGTATCTGGAACTGATTCAGCTGGAAGGTGGGCAGCAGGTCGCCCGCTGCCGCGCCGCGCTGTGGGCCCGCGAGCGCTACGCCCTGGAAGCCAAGTTCCGCCGCGTGACCGGCGGTGGCCTGGGCACTGGCATGAAGGTGCTGCTGTTCTGCACTGCCGAGTTTCATGCGCAGTACGGCTTTTCGCTGCATATTCAGGACATCTCGCCGGAATTCACGCTGGGCGAGGCAGCCGCCCGCCTGAACGCCCAGCGGGAGCAGCTGCAGGCCGAGGGGGTGTATGGGCTGAACCGTGCCCTGCCGCTGCCGGCCGACTATGCCCGCGTGGCTGTCATCGCCCCGGAAGGGGCCGCCGGCCTGGGCGACTTTCACCGCGAGGTGGCCCCGCTGCAGGCGGCAGGCGTGCTGGAGCTGCACTACCTGCGGGCCACCTTCCAGGGCCGTGAAGCGGGCGCCAGCCTGACCCATGCCGTGGCCGAAGCGCTGGCCCTGCACGCCGGGCAGCCGCTGGACGCGCTGGTGGTCATCCGGGGCGGCGGGGCCACCACCGACCTGGCCTGGCTGAACGACCTGGAGTTCGGCCGGGCGCTGGCCCGCTTTCCCGCGCCGGTCATTACCGGGCTGGGGCACGCCCGCGACGACACCCTTCCCGACGAGCTGGCCGCCCTGCGGACCGATACGCCCAGCAAAGCGGCCGCCCACATCGTGCGCACCGTGGTGGGGGCAGCGGCCCAGGCTCAGGCCGACTGGCAGGCCATCCGCCGTGCCGGCGCCGAGGAGGCGGCGGGTGCGGACGCGGG is a genomic window of Deinococcus proteolyticus MRP containing:
- the crcB gene encoding fluoride efflux transporter CrcB — encoded protein: MTWLYIALGGAAGASLRHAATLLLAPLTLRAGWPLGVLLINLLGSLLLGLLLGLVGRGVLPEAARLALGTGLLGGFTTFSTFSVDLDQLLARGAYGEAALYLGFSVGGGVLAAVVGRLLAQQL
- a CDS encoding EAL domain-containing protein → MGKQPPSDRLAKSRQETSLPVAQPERPPDLARDLTAQAEQVLADDPARACELAEQAYQAAERAGNREQMALASIQSGQARFLLGDCQAAQPLLQRGRQLAEQVRASRLLARALATLGANCAQTSQYGDALQYQLESLRLVQELRDAEGEARTLNNIGYLYMCLRDHGQALKYHRDACETARAIGHLPLEISASINMAVNHEVSGDPGLALQINQDSLAKIDGLSMGQFATTLRGNVASNLQALGRYSEALAACEQVLVTVGQLGLQESECDVRIVRAAALSRLGRQEEAVAELRAALKLAQTLPSPQHLREGNRELARILEELGDTAGALAAMRQYHELQRELLETISQERTRVLATQLQIDRLEFRAAEQQVRNEQLAAMNETLQAAQAELAYRATHDALTGLLNRPALERQLQAVCRDTPPQGMAVLFIDLDHFKQINDTLGHPVGDQLLQEVAGRLRRSVQPGDEVARQGGDEFTVLLRSVQNSAQAEQAAQHLLEQLSIPVIAGGHPLFISASIGIALFPQHGTDVTTLQKHADLALYRAKQERGCYRTYQPALGAEALEQLTVEQAMHGVLTPDGAVATDGFSLQYQPVVDSRTRRPLMVEALLRWHGPWGEVPPQLFVPIAERSHLIVQLGAWTARTALRQLREWRQLWPELKVSVNVSARQLAQPDLAAQLAALLDECGLPPSALVVELTEAAAVDIRQLRAFQELQEAGLSIALDDVGTGYASLSSLAQLPLQMLKIDRSLTVQLAPLPQGNCGHAQTGQRRSTRPLMHALITFGRESGLQVVAEGVETPEQLELLECWGPIQIQGYLESPPLSTEDMTEYLQWKAQEEGT
- the xseA gene encoding exodeoxyribonuclease VII large subunit, producing MPPRRPARRQSTEAPPPSQWLELSELLDYVGQVLGRGLPGAVWVRAEIAELTDRRHLYLELIQLEGGQQVARCRAALWARERYALEAKFRRVTGGGLGTGMKVLLFCTAEFHAQYGFSLHIQDISPEFTLGEAAARLNAQREQLQAEGVYGLNRALPLPADYARVAVIAPEGAAGLGDFHREVAPLQAAGVLELHYLRATFQGREAGASLTHAVAEALALHAGQPLDALVVIRGGGATTDLAWLNDLEFGRALARFPAPVITGLGHARDDTLPDELAALRTDTPSKAAAHIVRTVVGAAAQAQADWQAIRRAGAEEAAGADAGVRWLRDRLRAAAQRQLTGAERDVTALMRSAVGLSPERTLGRGYAVVRGGGRVVTHAAELRAGEQVTLQFADGEVRAEIR